A DNA window from Halococcus agarilyticus contains the following coding sequences:
- the gatE gene encoding Glu-tRNA(Gln) amidotransferase subunit GatE — protein sequence MSAESDHDSGHDADHEHDYEELGLVAGLEIHQQLDTDTKLFCGCPTDRREPENSTHRFRRYLHPTRSELGESDDAALEEASVEREFEYLAFDSTCLVEADDEPPHRIDREAIDVVLEIAALLDMTPVDRAHVMRKIVVDGSNTSGFQRSALVAGDGEITTSEGAVGIEDLMLEEESAGRVEETGSGVRYALDRLGIPLVEIGTRPDITSPAQAKEAAERIGMLLRSTGTVKRGLGTIRQDVNVSIEEGARVELKGVQSLDDIDDIVENEVHRQAELLAIRDALAERGASVGDPVDVTEVFADSAERSSADHTSGRSPRVDTDSGVIEDALAGGGRAMAVRLEGFAGLVGREIQPDRRLGTEFADHAKRHGVGGIFHTDELPAYGVTEAEVDALREAVGADSEALRASDSSSGQSPREEDDAVAMVAADPESAAAAIEAVVERARAAIAGVPEETRGVQETTSEYLRPLPGAARMYPETDVPPVDLDIEEVETPELLTEKVDRYEAEHDLDPGLAEQVAYGRRMSLFEAAVEQGVDPTLAAQTVESTVTELRRDGVPVEELDDERFLDAFALLTAGEVTTEGLPDLLAALAENPDLSPAEAAEREGLGSAGNEEVREVVVEVVERNADQVETEGMGAFSGLMGECMGALGGRAEGDTVSELLREEIQKRT from the coding sequence ATGAGTGCGGAGTCAGATCACGATTCCGGCCACGATGCCGACCACGAGCACGACTACGAGGAGCTGGGCCTCGTCGCGGGTCTCGAGATCCACCAGCAGCTAGACACCGACACCAAGCTGTTCTGTGGCTGTCCCACCGACCGACGCGAGCCCGAGAACTCGACCCACCGCTTCCGGCGCTACCTCCATCCCACGCGGAGCGAACTCGGCGAGAGCGACGACGCCGCCCTCGAAGAGGCGAGCGTCGAGCGCGAGTTCGAGTATCTCGCGTTCGACTCCACCTGTCTCGTCGAGGCCGACGACGAACCGCCCCACCGGATCGACCGCGAGGCGATCGACGTCGTGCTCGAGATCGCCGCGCTGCTCGACATGACGCCCGTGGACCGGGCCCACGTGATGCGCAAGATCGTGGTCGACGGCTCGAACACCTCGGGGTTCCAGCGCTCGGCGCTCGTCGCCGGCGACGGCGAGATCACGACCTCCGAGGGCGCGGTCGGCATCGAGGACCTCATGCTCGAAGAGGAGAGCGCCGGCCGAGTCGAAGAAACCGGATCGGGAGTGCGGTACGCGCTCGACAGACTCGGAATCCCGCTCGTGGAGATCGGCACCCGACCCGACATCACCTCGCCCGCACAGGCGAAGGAGGCCGCAGAACGCATCGGGATGCTGTTGCGCTCTACCGGTACCGTAAAGCGCGGGCTCGGCACCATCCGCCAGGACGTGAACGTCTCGATCGAGGAGGGCGCGCGCGTCGAACTCAAGGGCGTCCAGAGCCTCGACGACATCGACGACATCGTGGAGAACGAGGTCCACCGCCAGGCCGAGCTCCTCGCGATCCGCGACGCGCTCGCCGAGCGCGGGGCGAGCGTCGGCGACCCCGTGGACGTGACCGAGGTCTTCGCCGATAGTGCGGAGCGAAGCTCCGCAGACCATACGAGCGGGCGAAGCCCGCGAGTAGACACCGACAGCGGCGTGATCGAGGACGCGCTCGCGGGCGGCGGGCGCGCGATGGCCGTTCGATTGGAGGGGTTCGCGGGGCTCGTGGGCCGCGAGATCCAGCCCGACCGCCGGCTCGGCACCGAGTTCGCCGACCACGCGAAGCGCCACGGCGTCGGCGGGATCTTCCACACCGACGAGCTTCCGGCGTACGGCGTGACCGAAGCCGAGGTCGACGCGCTCCGGGAGGCGGTCGGGGCCGACAGCGAGGCGCTTCGCGCCTCGGACAGTTCGAGCGGGCAAAGCCCGCGAGAAGAGGACGACGCAGTGGCGATGGTCGCCGCCGATCCCGAGTCCGCCGCGGCGGCGATCGAGGCGGTCGTGGAGCGCGCCCGCGCGGCGATCGCGGGCGTACCGGAGGAGACCCGCGGGGTCCAGGAGACCACCTCGGAGTACCTCCGGCCGCTCCCCGGCGCGGCGCGGATGTACCCCGAAACCGACGTGCCACCCGTCGACCTCGATATCGAGGAGGTCGAAACGCCCGAGCTTCTGACCGAGAAAGTCGATCGGTACGAGGCCGAACACGATCTCGATCCGGGCCTCGCCGAGCAGGTCGCGTACGGCCGCCGGATGAGTCTGTTCGAGGCGGCGGTCGAGCAGGGCGTCGATCCCACGCTCGCGGCTCAAACGGTCGAGAGCACCGTCACCGAACTCCGGCGCGACGGCGTACCGGTCGAGGAGTTGGATGACGAACGCTTCCTCGACGCCTTCGCGCTGCTCACCGCCGGCGAAGTCACGACGGAGGGGCTCCCCGACCTCCTCGCGGCGCTCGCCGAGAACCCCGACCTTTCGCCGGCAGAGGCGGCAGAACGCGAGGGGCTCGGGAGCGCGGGCAACGAGGAGGTCCGTGAGGTCGTCGTCGAGGTGGTCGAGCGCAACGCGGATCAGGTCGAGACGGAGGGAATGGGCGCGTTCTCCGGGCTGATGGGCGAGTGCATGGGCGCGCTCGGCGGCCGTGCGGAGGGCGACACCGTGAGCGAACTCCTCCGCGAGGAGATTCAAAAGCGGACCTGA
- a CDS encoding DUF5995 family protein — MSSPLGQLSLLSKEVRAVWLSYQSPTLVHTLPLSDALPDREPDANGATVASGSTSIPIDQITHRFESLEQTRNALQRTEEVLRAADDRRSVFLTIYVEMTKAVIQEIETEAFHDPAWARKYLIEFANWYREALLNFEQGNMQDIPQPWQLAFSASMSGHTLVIQDLLLGVNAHINYDLAYTLTEIDIDPNRSKKLRDHNQINRILASLIDTAQSIISERYSTAGLAEVDVSLGRFDEWFTLFSLTETRDLAWKNAKSLTDSQWGLHRRYTEWKISTFATGAAYFVLAPSADRSTLWHLRNVEGTAPVVDQLSTEFRQRSGDVEVLTRRR; from the coding sequence ATGAGCTCTCCACTGGGCCAACTCTCACTTCTTTCAAAGGAGGTTCGGGCAGTCTGGTTGAGCTATCAGTCTCCGACGTTAGTTCATACACTCCCCCTCTCAGACGCACTTCCTGATCGTGAACCGGACGCCAACGGCGCGACAGTGGCGAGTGGTTCTACGTCGATACCAATAGATCAGATCACACATCGGTTTGAATCGCTTGAGCAAACTCGTAACGCCCTCCAGCGAACCGAAGAGGTACTTCGAGCGGCAGATGACCGGCGCTCTGTATTTCTGACGATATACGTCGAGATGACGAAAGCCGTGATTCAGGAGATCGAGACGGAGGCGTTTCACGATCCAGCGTGGGCACGGAAGTATCTCATCGAGTTCGCGAACTGGTACCGGGAGGCACTACTGAATTTCGAACAAGGAAATATGCAGGATATCCCGCAGCCGTGGCAACTGGCGTTTTCGGCATCTATGAGCGGTCACACGCTGGTCATTCAGGACCTCCTCCTTGGTGTCAATGCGCATATCAACTACGATCTGGCGTACACCCTCACTGAAATCGATATCGACCCAAACCGATCGAAGAAACTCCGAGACCACAATCAAATTAACCGGATACTGGCTTCGCTTATTGATACAGCTCAGTCCATTATCTCTGAGCGCTATTCGACGGCTGGACTCGCCGAGGTAGATGTCTCCCTGGGGCGCTTCGATGAATGGTTCACGTTGTTCAGTCTCACCGAAACCCGCGATCTCGCGTGGAAGAATGCCAAATCGTTGACGGACTCTCAATGGGGGTTGCATCGCCGATATACAGAGTGGAAGATCAGCACTTTTGCGACGGGAGCAGCGTATTTCGTGTTAGCGCCGAGTGCTGATCGATCGACACTGTGGCATCTTCGTAATGTTGAGGGAACTGCACCGGTAGTTGATCAACTCTCGACGGAATTCAGACAACGGAGCGGAGATGTAGAAGTCCTCACAAGGAGGCGGTAG
- a CDS encoding PH domain-containing protein, which translates to MRLHPLSLPFRALSRAVQAGSVLFGVSLAVGSFTPLTGPVLVFGSFLVGAIVGAAYEVAYYRRFEYALTADTFDIGSGVLSRREREIPLRRIQNVDISRGAVQRLLSIAVVDVETGGGGETEASLRYVGYGEAKRLQRDLRRGAREDSDGGEGRAGTEDATDADTATEDAAEPRRRDEPEELLFALSPRNLVLLGLVAPDLRALLPVLFFAVPTVGISIPDLLAETGAFTVGPRGAALAIVSWIGTAAVTAARYYDFRLSRVGDELRYERGLLGRYDGSIPIAKIQQIDVRENVLMRRVGYASLAIETAGYTPGEGPSGGSEAAIPLAGRARVLELARSIEGFEFDEPEFARPPRRARRRYAVRYALALGLIAGGLWIANALLDVALLRYWYAPLAAIALAPVAGHYKWLHRGYDVGGEHVLTRNGFWRRSIAVVPAYRVQTVIQTATPFQRWRSLATVAIDTAGSLSVTDRGARAVDFDASEATTLRETVRRGLRRSLVARRNPLTAAEPSGDASLEEASTSEDQRHTG; encoded by the coding sequence GTGAGGCTCCACCCGCTCTCGCTCCCGTTCCGAGCGCTCTCGCGTGCCGTCCAGGCCGGCTCGGTGTTGTTCGGTGTGAGCCTCGCAGTCGGATCGTTCACGCCGCTCACGGGTCCGGTCCTCGTCTTCGGATCGTTTCTCGTCGGCGCGATCGTCGGCGCGGCGTACGAGGTCGCCTACTACCGGCGGTTCGAGTACGCCCTCACCGCCGACACGTTCGACATCGGCTCGGGGGTGCTCTCGCGGCGCGAGCGCGAGATCCCCCTTCGGAGGATCCAGAACGTCGATATTTCGCGCGGCGCCGTCCAGCGTCTCCTCTCGATCGCGGTCGTCGACGTCGAGACCGGCGGCGGCGGCGAGACCGAGGCGAGTCTTCGGTACGTGGGCTACGGCGAGGCGAAACGCCTCCAGCGCGACCTGCGGCGCGGCGCGCGCGAGGACAGCGATGGGGGCGAAGGACGGGCAGGCACTGAGGACGCAACCGATGCGGACACGGCTACCGAGGACGCGGCCGAACCCCGACGCCGTGACGAGCCGGAGGAGTTGCTGTTCGCGCTCTCGCCACGGAACCTCGTACTGTTGGGCCTGGTCGCACCCGACCTCCGGGCGCTCCTGCCCGTGCTCTTCTTCGCCGTTCCCACGGTCGGGATCTCGATTCCGGATCTCCTCGCCGAGACCGGCGCGTTCACCGTCGGGCCACGCGGGGCGGCGCTCGCGATCGTCTCGTGGATCGGCACCGCCGCGGTGACCGCCGCGCGCTACTACGACTTCCGGCTCTCCCGGGTCGGCGACGAACTCCGGTACGAGCGCGGGCTGCTCGGGCGATACGACGGCTCGATCCCGATCGCAAAGATCCAGCAGATCGACGTGCGCGAGAACGTCCTGATGCGCCGGGTCGGCTACGCGTCGCTCGCGATCGAGACCGCAGGCTACACGCCGGGCGAGGGGCCATCCGGCGGCTCGGAGGCGGCGATCCCGCTCGCGGGTCGCGCTCGCGTGCTCGAACTCGCCCGCTCGATCGAGGGGTTCGAGTTCGACGAGCCCGAGTTCGCTCGCCCGCCCCGCCGGGCACGGCGGCGGTACGCGGTCCGGTACGCGCTCGCGCTCGGCCTGATCGCGGGCGGGCTCTGGATCGCAAACGCCCTCCTCGACGTCGCTCTTCTCCGATACTGGTACGCCCCGCTCGCAGCGATCGCGCTCGCGCCGGTCGCCGGCCACTACAAGTGGCTCCACCGTGGCTACGACGTGGGCGGCGAGCACGTCCTGACGCGCAACGGGTTCTGGCGGCGCTCGATCGCAGTCGTGCCCGCCTATCGCGTGCAGACTGTCATCCAGACCGCGACGCCGTTCCAGCGGTGGCGGTCGCTCGCGACGGTCGCGATCGACACCGCCGGGTCGCTCTCGGTCACCGACCGGGGCGCACGCGCGGTGGACTTCGATGCGAGCGAGGCGACGACCCTCCGCGAGACGGTCCGGCGCGGGCTTCGGAGAAGCCTCGTCGCGCGACGGAACCCGCTGACTGCGGCCGAACCATCCGGCGACGCATCGCTCGAAGAGGCGAGCACGAGCGAGGATCAACGTCACACTGGGTAG
- a CDS encoding undecaprenyl-diphosphate phosphatase yields MQESVVLAVVIGILQGIFEWLPISSEGNITLFLNLVANIEPAVAIQLSLFLHAGTALSALAYYREEVAALVRTLPSWRPERAFDRERSELTFLVVATFMTGIVGIPSLVLLEQFVSELAGGVFVALIGGLLIVTGIIQRGVEERGGRRDTPDLVDAVLVGGLQGLAVLPGISRSGTTASALLLRGHDGPSSFQLSFLLSIPAAIGGGLLPLLDGGIPAISPSMAAIALATSAVVGYLTIDALMRVVERVAFWGVCVGLGSLAVLGGVLVYVAF; encoded by the coding sequence ATGCAGGAGTCGGTCGTTCTGGCGGTCGTCATCGGTATCCTCCAGGGGATCTTCGAATGGCTCCCCATCTCCAGCGAGGGGAACATCACGCTCTTTTTGAATCTCGTGGCGAACATCGAGCCGGCCGTTGCGATCCAGCTCTCGCTGTTCCTTCATGCGGGGACCGCGCTTTCGGCGCTCGCGTACTACCGCGAGGAGGTCGCCGCGCTCGTCCGCACCCTGCCATCGTGGCGACCCGAACGCGCGTTCGACCGCGAGCGTTCGGAGCTCACCTTTCTGGTGGTCGCCACGTTCATGACCGGGATCGTCGGTATCCCGTCGTTGGTGCTGCTGGAGCAGTTCGTGAGCGAACTCGCCGGCGGTGTGTTCGTCGCGCTGATCGGCGGGCTGTTGATCGTGACAGGGATAATCCAGCGCGGCGTCGAAGAGCGGGGTGGTCGGCGGGACACTCCCGATCTCGTGGACGCGGTGCTGGTCGGAGGACTCCAGGGACTCGCGGTTCTCCCTGGTATCTCGCGATCGGGGACGACCGCGAGCGCACTGCTCCTCCGGGGCCACGACGGCCCGTCGTCGTTCCAGCTCTCCTTTCTGCTCTCGATCCCGGCGGCGATCGGCGGGGGGTTGCTCCCGTTGCTCGACGGTGGAATCCCGGCGATTTCGCCGTCGATGGCGGCGATCGCACTCGCGACGAGTGCGGTCGTGGGCTATCTGACGATCGACGCGCTGATGCGGGTCGTCGAGCGGGTCGCGTTCTGGGGCGTCTGTGTCGGGCTCGGAAGCCTCGCAGTGCTCGGTGGCGTCCTCGTGTACGTCGCTTTCTGA
- the paaK gene encoding phenylacetate--CoA ligase PaaK yields MVEATTGAASREELTARQDERLVDTVRHAYENVPFYREAMDDAGVAPDEIEGVADIEELPMTTKEDFRAEYPDGLFAVDSSDVRRIHASSGTTGKPKIVAYTEGDLDRWATVMARSLAAAGVEPGDTVQNAYGYGLFTGGLGFHDGIEALGATVIPTGGGNTARQLSMLEDLGSDALACTPSYCLYLADFAADRGVDPHDLPVSTVVIGAEPFTDPMREEIEAALDVTAIDIYGLSEIIGPGVAVECAEVQEGLHVWEDHFYPEIVDPATGEPLPPGEEGELVLTSLTKEALPVFRYRTGDITTLYEDECECGRTAVRMGNITGRTDDLLIVRGVNVYASQIEAVMLDIDGIAPHYRLDLRREDSLDTMDVTAERHAEADASADDLQDEIEGRLGQELDVSPDEIRVVEPGEIERTEVGKVKRVFDHR; encoded by the coding sequence ATGGTCGAAGCAACCACGGGCGCGGCCTCGCGCGAGGAACTCACCGCCCGTCAGGACGAGCGACTCGTCGACACCGTCCGTCACGCCTACGAGAACGTCCCGTTCTACCGGGAGGCGATGGACGATGCGGGCGTCGCACCCGACGAGATCGAGGGAGTCGCGGACATCGAGGAACTCCCGATGACCACGAAGGAGGACTTCCGCGCGGAGTACCCCGACGGGCTGTTCGCGGTCGACAGCAGTGACGTGCGCCGGATCCACGCCTCCTCGGGCACGACCGGCAAACCGAAGATCGTGGCGTACACCGAGGGCGACCTCGATCGGTGGGCGACGGTGATGGCGCGCTCGCTCGCGGCCGCCGGCGTCGAGCCCGGTGACACGGTCCAGAACGCCTACGGCTACGGCCTGTTCACCGGGGGCCTCGGCTTCCACGATGGGATCGAAGCGCTGGGCGCGACCGTGATTCCCACGGGCGGGGGGAACACCGCCCGCCAGCTCTCGATGCTCGAAGATTTGGGGAGTGACGCGCTCGCCTGCACACCCTCGTACTGTCTCTATCTCGCGGACTTCGCTGCCGATCGCGGCGTCGATCCCCACGATCTCCCCGTTTCCACAGTCGTCATCGGCGCGGAGCCGTTCACCGACCCGATGCGCGAGGAGATCGAAGCCGCTCTGGACGTCACCGCGATCGATATTTATGGGCTCTCGGAGATCATCGGCCCCGGCGTGGCGGTCGAGTGTGCCGAAGTCCAGGAGGGCCTCCACGTCTGGGAGGATCACTTCTACCCCGAGATCGTCGACCCGGCGACCGGCGAACCCCTTCCGCCGGGCGAGGAAGGTGAACTCGTCCTGACCTCGCTCACCAAGGAGGCCCTGCCCGTCTTCCGGTACCGGACCGGCGACATCACCACGCTCTACGAGGACGAATGCGAGTGTGGGCGGACCGCAGTCCGGATGGGGAACATCACGGGACGCACGGACGACCTCCTGATCGTCCGGGGTGTCAACGTCTACGCCAGCCAGATCGAGGCGGTCATGCTCGACATCGACGGCATCGCACCGCACTACCGGCTCGACCTCCGGCGGGAGGACTCGCTCGATACGATGGACGTGACTGCCGAGCGCCACGCCGAGGCCGACGCGAGCGCGGACGACCTCCAGGACGAGATCGAAGGCCGGCTCGGGCAGGAGCTGGACGTCTCGCCCGACGAGATCAGGGTGGTCGAGCCCGGCGAGATCGAGCGCACCGAGGTCGGGAAGGTCAAACGCGTGTTCGATCACCGCTGA
- a CDS encoding PH domain-containing protein, with protein MERLDSRIRVVWLGSALVTALVVGAVVTVADRRLFEIGIWVGPAVFGVLAVLGVVYTLKRYRIWGFDIEADAVTLERGVVIRVNSVVPFVRVQHVDSQRGPIERLAGLSSVVVYTAGSRGADVTIPGLRPERAEAIQAELRRLATESEPGDPEDAV; from the coding sequence ATGGAACGGCTCGATTCCCGCATCCGGGTCGTCTGGCTCGGCTCCGCGCTCGTCACGGCGCTCGTCGTCGGTGCGGTGGTCACCGTCGCCGATCGGCGACTGTTCGAGATCGGCATCTGGGTCGGTCCGGCCGTCTTCGGCGTCCTCGCCGTGCTCGGGGTGGTCTACACGCTGAAGCGATACCGGATCTGGGGGTTCGACATCGAGGCGGACGCGGTCACGCTCGAACGCGGTGTCGTGATCCGCGTGAACTCGGTCGTCCCGTTCGTTCGCGTCCAGCACGTCGACTCCCAACGCGGGCCGATCGAGCGACTCGCCGGCCTGTCGAGCGTCGTGGTCTACACCGCGGGCTCGCGGGGGGCCGACGTCACGATTCCCGGCCTCCGCCCCGAGCGCGCCGAGGCGATCCAGGCCGAGCTCCGCCGGCTCGCCACCGAGAGCGAGCCCGGCGACCCGGAGGACGCGGTGTGA